One stretch of Podospora pseudoanserina strain CBS 124.78 chromosome 4, whole genome shotgun sequence DNA includes these proteins:
- a CDS encoding hypothetical protein (COG:L; EggNog:ENOG503P2A7), translated as MPLMNIPAGLCDNGLITGVMPFTGDLRHVCLRALFSQDLPALTTLRSIHYTPGNMSTSTSVQNPNIGANLPIPTENMGTHNPDSGGLIDTATAMSALVDILDGQPITPPSLYIDLEGVNLSRHGTISILQIYVLPLRRAYLIDIHILGEKAFSTLSSTMGRTFKDILESETIPKVFFDVRNDSDALFSHFQIRLAGVQDLQLMELATRTFSRRVVCGLARCIEHDASLSASERSSWMATKERGTRLFAPERGGSYQVFNERPLNEEIRRYCVQDVHLLPRLWAHYYGKLTKAWERRVCEASRDRVALSQTPGFNGKGRHMALAPAGWSWL; from the exons ATGCCGTTAATGAATATCCCGGCCGGCCTCTGTGATAACGGGCTTATAACTGGTGTAATGCCCTTCACTGGGGATCTCCGACACGTCTGTCTTCGTGCTTTATTCAGTCAAGACTTACCTGCACTGACAACCTTACGGAGCATTCATTACAC GCCGGGAAACATGTCGACTTCTACTTCTGTTCAGAATCCGAACATCGGGGCAAACCTACCGATACCCACGGAGAACATGGGTACCCACAACCCGGATTCCGGCGGCCTCATCGACACCGCTACGGCTATGTCCGCCCTCGTGGATATCCTTGACGGCCAGCCCATCACGCCTCCCTCGCTGTACATCGACCTCGAGGGAGTTAACCTTTCCAGACATGGCACTATATCCATTCTTCAAATCTATGTTCTGCCCCTTCGCAGGGCCTACCTCATcgacatccacatcctcggTGAAAAGGCGTTCTCCACCCTCAGTTCAACCATGGGCCGTACCTTCAAGGACATCCTGGAGTCAGAGACTATCCCTAAGGTCTTCTTCGACGTCCGTAACGACTCAGATGCGCTATTCAGCCACTTCCAGATCCGTCTCGCAGGCGTCCAGGACCTGCAGCTGATGGAGCTCGCCACGCGCACGTTTTCGCGGAGGGTCGTCTGCGGGCTGGCCCGGTGCATTGAGCACGATGCCTCTCTGAGCGCGTCGGAGCGGAGTTCCTGGATGGCCACCAAGGAGCGAGGCACCAGGCTTTTTGCGCCCGAACGTGGGGGCAGTTACCAGGTGTTCAATGAGCGGCCTCTCAATGAGGAAATCAGGCGCTACTGTGTTCAGGAcgtccatctcctcccccggttGTGGGCGCACTATTACGGTAAGCTTACGAAGGCTTGGGAAAGAAGGGTGTGTGAGGCCTCGCGGGACAGAGTGGCGCTGTCTCAGACGCCCGGGTTCAATGGCAAAGGACGGCATATGGCACTGGCACCGGCGGGTTGGTCTTGGCTGTAA